The following proteins are encoded in a genomic region of Hemiscyllium ocellatum isolate sHemOce1 chromosome 23, sHemOce1.pat.X.cur, whole genome shotgun sequence:
- the LOC132826588 gene encoding spidroin-2-like, whose product MREVRKPESRGPGPCEGAGCWGPVRREQGARTCVREQEAGALCEGAGGWGPVCREQDAGALCAGNRGPGPCEGAGGWGPVCREQGARTCVREQEAGALCEGAGGWGPVRREQEAGALYAGSRRLGPVRREQDAGALCAGSRMLGPCVQRAGCWGPVCREQEAGALCAESRMLGPCVQGAGGWGPVRREQEAGALCAGSRRLGPCAQRAGGWGPVCREQEAGALCAGSRMLGPCVQRAGCWGPVCREQEAGALCAGSRMLGPCAQRAGGWGPVCREQEAGALCAESRMLGPCVQGAGGWGPVRREQEAGALCAGSRRLGPCVQGAGGWGPVCREQEAGPCAQGAGCWGPVCREQDAGALCAGSRMLGPCVQGAGGQDLVREQEAGALCAGSRGPGLCVQEAGGQSLHEGAGGRLLCEAAGGRGPVRREQEAGPCAQGAGGRPLCAGSRRTGPVHREQEDGPCAQGAGGRGPV is encoded by the exons ATGCGTGAAGTGAGGAAACCAG AGAGCAGGGGGCCAGGACCTTGTGAGGGAGCAGGATGCTGGGGCCCTGTGCGCAGGGAGCAGGGGGCCAGGACCTGTGTGAGGGAGCAGGAGGCTGGGGCCCTGTGTGAGGGAGCAGGAGGCTGGGGCCCTGTGTGCAGGGAGCAGGATGCTGGGGCCCTGTGTGCAGGGAACAGGGGGCCAGGACCTTGTGAGGGAGCAGGAGGCTGGGGCCCTGTGTGCAGGGAGCAGGGGGCCAGGACCTGTGTGAGGGAGCAGGAGGCTGGGGCCCTGTGTGAGGGAGCAGGAGGCTGGGGCCCTGTGCGCAGGGAGCAGGAGGCTGGGGCCCTGTATGCAGGGAGCAGGAGGCTGGGCCCTGTGCGCAGGGAGCAGGATGCTGGGGCCCTGTGTGCAGGGAGCAGGATGCTGGGGCCCTGTGTGCAGAGAGCAGGATGCTGGGGCCCTGTGTGCAGGGAGCAGGAGGCTGGGGCCCTGTGCGCAGAGAGCAGGATGCTGGGGCCCTGTGTGCAGGGAGCAGGAGGCTGGGGCCCTGTGCGCAGAGAGCAGGAGGCTGGGGCCCTGTGTGCAGGGAGCAGGAGGCTGGGGCCCTGTGCGCAGAGAGCAGGAGGCTGGGGCCCTGTGTGCAGGGAGCAGGAGGCTGGGGCCCTGTGCGCAGGGAGCAGGATGCTGGGGCCCTGTGTGCAGAGAGCAGGATGCTGGGGCCCTGTGTGCAGGGAGCAGGAGGCTGGGGCCCTGTGCGCAGGGAGCAGGATGCTGGGGCCCTGTGCGCAGAGAGCAGGAGGCTGGGGCCCTGTGTGCAGGGAGCAGGAGGCTGGGGCCCTGTGCGCAGAGAGCAGGATGCTGGGGCCCTGTGTGCAGGGAGCAGGAGGCTGGGGCCCTGTGCGCAGGGAGCAGGAGGCTGGGGCCCTGTGTGCAGGGAGCAGGAGGCTGGGGCCCTGTGTGCAGGGAGCAGGAGGCTGGGGCCCTGTGTGCAGGGAGCAGGAGGCTGGGCCCTGTGCGCAGGGAGCAGGATGCTGGGGCCCTGTGTGCAGGGAGCAGGATGCTGGGGCCCTGTGCGCAGGGAGCAGGATGCTGGGGCCCTGTGTGCAGGGAGCAGGGGGCCAGGACCTTGTGAGGGAGCAGGAGGCTGGGGCCCTGTGTGCAGGGAGCAGGGGGCCAGGACTCTGTGTGCAGGAAGCAGGGGGCCAGAGCCTGCATGAGGGAGCAGGAGGCCGGCTCCTGTGTGAGGCAGCAGGAGGCCGGGGCCCTGTGCGCAGGGAGCAGGAGGCCGGCCCCTGTGCACAGGGAGCAGGAGGCCGGCCCCTGTGCGCAGGGAGCAGGAGGACGGGCCCTGTGCACAGGGAGCAGGAGGACGGGCCCTGTGCGCAGGGAGCAGGAGGCCGGGGCCCTGTGTGA
- the LOC132826589 gene encoding protein SPMIP1-like yields the protein MERKLKTDNEKQNFWKENITKEELLRLCWLRDHQKGLNKTPGRQTELKKSFVRPHIDLQKQKSTEQEEKTSVTEGDTEKPKAEEKVAAVSYSEMRPVTPEVQALLYDGFSKEEKGRYQYLKARTKKGPSEKYNHAITSSWEYGWKLGEKVSAKQG from the coding sequence ATGGAGCGAAAACTCAAGACAGACAACGAGAAGCAAAACTTCTGGAAAGAAAACATAACCAAAGAGGAGCTGCTGAGGCTATGTTGGCTGAGAGACCATCAGAAAGGACTCAACAAGACACCAGGCAGACAGACGGAGCTTAAGAAGAGTTTTGTGCGACCTCACATTGATCTCCAGAAGCAGAAATCAACAGAGCAGGAGGAGAAGACTTCGGTGACGGAAGGTGACACGGAAAAGCCAAAAGCTGAAGAGAAAGTTGCAGCAGTGTCATATAGTGAGATGAGGCCTGTCACCCCAGAGGTGCAAGCTCTGCTTTACGATGGATTCTCTAAAGAGGAGAAAGGAAGGTACCAATACCTAAAGGCACGGACAAAGAAAGGGCCTAGTGAAAAATATAACCATGCCATTACCTCTTCCTGGGAGTATGGCTGGAAATTAGGTGAGAAAGTGTCAGCTAAGCAAGGCTAA
- the atp6v1f gene encoding V-type proton ATPase subunit F has product MALRGKLIAVLGDEDTCTGFLLGGIGELNKNRRPNFLVVEKETSVAEIEETFKSFLSRDDIGIILINQYIAEMIRHVIDAHTLSIPAVLEIPSKEHPYDASKDSILRRAKGMFSTDDFR; this is encoded by the exons ATGGCGCTCAGGGGGAAGTTGATCGCTGTGCTCGGGGATGAGGATACATGCACCGGCTTCCTGCTCGGCGGTATCGGGGAGTTAAACAAGAACCGGCGGCCCAACTTCCTGGTGGTGGAGAAGGAGACGAGTGTGGCCGAGATCGAGGAGACCTTCAA GAGTTTCTTGAGCCGTGATGACATTGGGATCATCCTAATCAATCAGTACATTGCTGAAATGATTCGTCATGTCATTGATGCCCATACTCTGTCCATTCCTGCTGTGTTGGAAATCCCTTCCAAGGAACACCCATATGATGCTTCCAAGGACTCCATCCTGCGCCGCGCCAAAGGAATGTTCAGTACTGATGACTTCCGATAG